The following coding sequences are from one Brienomyrus brachyistius isolate T26 chromosome 2, BBRACH_0.4, whole genome shotgun sequence window:
- the LOC125719060 gene encoding uncharacterized protein LOC125719060: MGIIGHFFAFAASKGYLGPWKRIKREHTLQTDSISCGIFTAVFAEIFLEGKEEYLACPSVEQERERLGLLLFNSLDKSGICGICHQSVSVKNKGRCSSCFANIHTKCLPGSQEDSRCLFCKGGFLVESALKVSDFHQAKRYQVTSEELRRRCSPPESYSVNTVVAYLRKAKGQKKKIEEKLTEMEVKPSKRTKLTSQCSKLCEDECSDLAGDIMYLAAKFIPKEKVGQALLEDGNVHAAMAKTEDCRKTLEAVKNTLESNWETFDLATHGLGPAVMKGTFALIDSCLKEKMRALKSRLQK, from the exons ATGGGAATCATTGGACATTTTTT TGCCTTTGCTGCATCAAAAGGCTACCTGGGGCCATGGAAAAGGATAAAGCGGGAACATACCCTTCAGACTGATAGTATTTCATGTGGCATTTTCACAGCTGtg TTTGCTGAGATCTTTCTAGAAGGCAAGGAGGAGTATCTTGCTTGCCCATCTGTAGAGCAAGAGAGGGAACGACTAGGGTTACTTCTTTTCAATTCACTTG ATAAGTCTGGTATTTGTGGTATCTGTCACCAGAGTGTGTCTGTGAAGAACAAG GGAAGATGCTCTTCTTGTTTTGCAAATATTCATACAAAATGTCTACCTGGGAGTCAAGAGGACAGCAGGTGTCTTTTTTGCAAAG GGGGATTTCTGGTGGAAAGTGCTCTAAAAGTTTCAGACTTTCACCAAGCGAAGAG ATATCAGGTCACTTCAGAAGAACTACGGAGGAGATGCTCTCCACCAGAGAGCTACTCTGTGAACACTGTGGTGGCTTATCTGCGGAAGGccaaaggacaaaaaaaaaaaattgaagagAAGTTGACAGAGATGGAGGTGAAGCCATCAAAGCGCACAAAGTTGACTTCACAGTGTTCCAAACTTTGTGAAG ATGAATGCAGTGATCTGGCTGGGGATATAATGTACCTGGCAGcaaaattcatcccaaaggaaaaAGTGGGTCAAGCCTTGTTGGAGGATGGGAATGTCCATGCGGCCATGGCCAAAACAGAAGACTGCag GAAGACACTGGAAGCTGTGAAGAATACTTTAGAAAGTAACTGGGAAACATTTGACCTGGCTACACATGGTCTTGGGCCTGCAGTTATGAAAGGCACTTTTGCTTTAATTGATTCTTGTCTTAAAGAGAAAATGAGAGCACTGAAATCAAGACTCCAAAAatga